In one Ananas comosus cultivar F153 linkage group 12, ASM154086v1, whole genome shotgun sequence genomic region, the following are encoded:
- the LOC109718293 gene encoding inactive protein kinase SELMODRAFT_444075-like isoform X1, with translation MSAAAAVAAAAVAGAENVVVVAVRAEMEMSKTALAWALTHIVRPGDLVTLLAVLPDRDATSAAPGSGWRWPRRWWGFPRFGGGEYCRNRNRTDDNRHRISASVSQLALQIDGHSEVKVRIKVVGSESGADIPSSATVAASGGAVVAREAKRVGANWVVLDKKLKQEEKHCMEELQCCSIVVMKGSRAKVLRLNLGGLTQSRPFDHCDNRTKQLVSVLSVDSRSESSSSCRQEARTDNTSSSSAATAGAYDSAVACRKYNPLFARKFGYGKLGSIEDVDDSNDTASTSDSERSERAGPHSIHPRLLMDLPEGHEAAAAAAAAAAAAASTAAAARHHGVFYIPQNHAFVDEADTLLIRQTGCVANKTPKESSNESNSEYNNIYSTDVREAVSLHERSHPCIPPPLCSLCHHKAPAFGKPMRRFAYRELDAATDSFSNKNLVGEGPLGRTYRGVLEDSRVVVAVKRLGAVGGLGTEDEFCAEVELMSRAQHRNIVTLVGFCAEGDRRVLVYEFICNGSLELHLFGHEQRPPLDWEARVKIALGVARGLRYLHEDCRVGFVVHKDIHPNNILLTHDFEPLLGGFNISSWEAEKSPSMDSYLTRTFGYLAPEYMENGAVTEKCDVYAYGVVLLQLITGRRAMDRARPKGQQLLVEWARPLLFLASGEVRTAAVDRFLDSRLDKNRIRFMSRQLTAMAHAASLCLRRDPDTRPTMSKILRVLEGSDGVVEPKLGFGFESESVRSQSSRMSHRVNMLLHRDNMLRFGGSFSNRIPDEAVLNAIYAERNWSYFH, from the exons atgtcggcggcggcggcggtggcggcagcaGCGGTAGCAGGGGCGGAGaatgtggtggtggtggcggtgaGGGCGGAGATGGAGATGTCGAAGACGGCCCTCGCGTGGGCCCTCACCCACATCGTCCGCCCCGGCGACCTCGTCACCCTCCTCGCCGTCTTGCCCGACCGCGACGCCACCTCCGCCGCTCCAGGCTCTG GTTGGCGGTGGCCGAGGCGGTGGTGGGGATTCCCGAGGTTCGGCGGCGGGGAATACTGCAGGAACCGCAATCGCACGGACGACAACCGTCACCGGATCTCCGCATCCGTCTCGCAGCTGGCGCTGCAGATCGACGGACACAGTGAG GTAAAAGTGAGGATAAAGGTGGTGGGCTCGGAGTCCGGCGCGGATATTCCGTCGTCGGCCACTGTGGCCGCCTCCGGCGGGGCCGTGGTGGCGAGGGAAGCTAAGAGAGTCGGAGCCAACTGGGTTGTACTTGACAA AAAACTGAAGCAGGAGGAGAAGCACTGCATGGAGGAGCTGCAGTGCTGCAGCATAGTGGTGATGAAGGGCTCTCGTGCCAAAGTGCTGAGACTAAATCTGGGAGGATTAACTCAGAGTCGACCGTTCGATCACTGCGATAATCGGACGAAGCAATTGGTATCCGTACTCAGTGTCGACTCTCGCAGCGAAAGCTCTTCTTCCTGTCGTCAGGAAGCTCGTACCGACAACACTTCAAGCTCTTCTGCGGCGACAGCAGGCGCGTATGATTCTGCGGTTGCTTGCCGCAAATACAACCCACTTTTCGCGAGAAAATTTGGTTACGGCAAACTTGGGTCTATTGAGGATGTCGACGATTCGAATGACACGGCCAGTACATCTGATTCCGAGAGAAGCGAAAGAGCAGGCCCACACTCAATTCACCCCAGATTACTAATGGATCTTCCAGAGGGTCATGAAG cagcagcagcagcagcagcagcagcggcggcagcggcatcGACTGCAGCAGCAGCTCGTCACCACGGAGTATTCTACATCCCCCAGAATCACGCTTTCGTAGACGAAGCCGACACTCTTCTGATCCGGCAAACCGGTTGCGTAGCTAACAAAACCCCGAAAGAGTCATCAAATGAATCGAATTCCGAGTACAACAACATCTACAGCACGGATGTTCGAGAGGCAGTCTCTCTGCACGAAAGAAGCCACCCGTGCATCCCCCCTCCTCTCTGCTCCCTGTGCCACCACAAGGCCCCCGCTTTCGGGAAGCCGATGCGACGGTTCGCGTATCGGGAGCTCGACGCGGCCACCGACAGCTTCTCGAACAAGAACCTCGTCGGAGAAGGCCCGCTGGGACGCACGTATAGAGGCGTCCTGGAGGACTCGCGGGTGGTGGTGGCCGTGAAGCGGCTCGGAGCGGTCGGCGGCTTGGGAACGGAAGATGAATTTTGCGCGGAGGTTGAGCTGATGAGCCGGGCGCAGCACCGGAATATCGTCACGCTTGTCGGGTTCTGCGCGGAGGGGGACAGGAGGGTGCTCGTCTACGAGTTCATCTGCAATGGCTCCCTCGAGCTCCATCTATTTG GGCATGAGCAAAGGCCACCGTTGGATTGGGAAGCGAGGGTCAAGATTGCACTTGGGGTGGCCAGAGGGTTGCGTTACCTCCATGAAGACTGTAGGGTGGGGTTTGTAGTCCACAAAGACATCCATCCAAACAATATTCTCCTCACTCATGATTTTGAGCCACTG CTCGGAGGCTTTAACATCAGTTCGTGGGAAGCGGAAAAATCTCCTTCCATGGATTCTTACCTCACCAGAACTTTTGG GTATCTGGCACCCGAATACATGGAAAACGGAGCTGTGACGGAAAAGTGTGACGTTTATGCATACGGAGTGGTACTACTACAGTTGATAACGGGCCGCAGAGCCATGGACCGAGCCCGGCCCAAAGGCCAACAGCTGCTTGTCGAATGGGCCCGGCCCCTCCTGTTTTTGGCGTCCGGGGAGGTCCGGACGGCCGCCGTCGACCGGTTCCTAGACTCGCGACTCGACAAGAACCGAATCCGGTTCATGTCGCGGCAGCTCACGGCCATGGCCCACGCCGCTTCGCTATGCCTGAGGCGTGATCCCGACACTAGACCCACTATGTCCAAG ATACTGCGAGTGCTGGAGGGATCGGATGGTGTGGTCGAAcccaagctagggtttggtttcgAGTCGGAGTCCGTCCGTAGCCAAAGTAGCCGCATGAGCCATCGAGTCAACATGTTGCTGCACCGTGACAACATGCTACGTTTTGGTGGGAGCTTCTCTAATCGGATTCCTGATGAAGCTGTTCTTAATGCTATTTATGCTGAGAGAAATTGGTCCTACTTTCattga
- the LOC109718293 gene encoding inactive protein kinase SELMODRAFT_444075-like isoform X3 codes for MSAAAAVAAAAVAGAENVVVVAVRAEMEMSKTALAWALTHIVRPGDLVTLLAVLPDRDATSAAPGSGWRWPRRWWGFPRFGGGEYCRNRNRTDDNRHRISASVSQLALQIDGHSEVKVRIKVVGSESGADIPSSATVAASGGAVVAREAKRVGANWVVLDKKLKQEEKHCMEELQCCSIVVMKGSRAKVLRLNLGGLTQSRPFDHCDNRTKQLVSVLSVDSRSESSSSCRQEARTDNTSSSSAATAGAYDSAVACRKYNPLFARKFGYGKLGSIEDVDDSNDTASTSDSERSERAGPHSIHPRLLMDLPEGHEAAAAAAAAAASTAAAARHHGVFYIPQNHAFVDEADTLLIRQTGCVANKTPKESSNESNSEYNNIYSTDVREAVSLHERSHPCIPPPLCSLCHHKAPAFGKPMRRFAYRELDAATDSFSNKNLVGEGPLGRTYRGVLEDSRVVVAVKRLGAVGGLGTEDEFCAEVELMSRAQHRNIVTLVGFCAEGDRRVLVYEFICNGSLELHLFGHEQRPPLDWEARVKIALGVARGLRYLHEDCRVGFVVHKDIHPNNILLTHDFEPLLGGFNISSWEAEKSPSMDSYLTRTFGYLAPEYMENGAVTEKCDVYAYGVVLLQLITGRRAMDRARPKGQQLLVEWARPLLFLASGEVRTAAVDRFLDSRLDKNRIRFMSRQLTAMAHAASLCLRRDPDTRPTMSKILRVLEGSDGVVEPKLGFGFESESVRSQSSRMSHRVNMLLHRDNMLRFGGSFSNRIPDEAVLNAIYAERNWSYFH; via the exons atgtcggcggcggcggcggtggcggcagcaGCGGTAGCAGGGGCGGAGaatgtggtggtggtggcggtgaGGGCGGAGATGGAGATGTCGAAGACGGCCCTCGCGTGGGCCCTCACCCACATCGTCCGCCCCGGCGACCTCGTCACCCTCCTCGCCGTCTTGCCCGACCGCGACGCCACCTCCGCCGCTCCAGGCTCTG GTTGGCGGTGGCCGAGGCGGTGGTGGGGATTCCCGAGGTTCGGCGGCGGGGAATACTGCAGGAACCGCAATCGCACGGACGACAACCGTCACCGGATCTCCGCATCCGTCTCGCAGCTGGCGCTGCAGATCGACGGACACAGTGAG GTAAAAGTGAGGATAAAGGTGGTGGGCTCGGAGTCCGGCGCGGATATTCCGTCGTCGGCCACTGTGGCCGCCTCCGGCGGGGCCGTGGTGGCGAGGGAAGCTAAGAGAGTCGGAGCCAACTGGGTTGTACTTGACAA AAAACTGAAGCAGGAGGAGAAGCACTGCATGGAGGAGCTGCAGTGCTGCAGCATAGTGGTGATGAAGGGCTCTCGTGCCAAAGTGCTGAGACTAAATCTGGGAGGATTAACTCAGAGTCGACCGTTCGATCACTGCGATAATCGGACGAAGCAATTGGTATCCGTACTCAGTGTCGACTCTCGCAGCGAAAGCTCTTCTTCCTGTCGTCAGGAAGCTCGTACCGACAACACTTCAAGCTCTTCTGCGGCGACAGCAGGCGCGTATGATTCTGCGGTTGCTTGCCGCAAATACAACCCACTTTTCGCGAGAAAATTTGGTTACGGCAAACTTGGGTCTATTGAGGATGTCGACGATTCGAATGACACGGCCAGTACATCTGATTCCGAGAGAAGCGAAAGAGCAGGCCCACACTCAATTCACCCCAGATTACTAATGGATCTTCCAGAGGGTCATGAAG cagcagcagcagcagcggcggcagcggcatcGACTGCAGCAGCAGCTCGTCACCACGGAGTATTCTACATCCCCCAGAATCACGCTTTCGTAGACGAAGCCGACACTCTTCTGATCCGGCAAACCGGTTGCGTAGCTAACAAAACCCCGAAAGAGTCATCAAATGAATCGAATTCCGAGTACAACAACATCTACAGCACGGATGTTCGAGAGGCAGTCTCTCTGCACGAAAGAAGCCACCCGTGCATCCCCCCTCCTCTCTGCTCCCTGTGCCACCACAAGGCCCCCGCTTTCGGGAAGCCGATGCGACGGTTCGCGTATCGGGAGCTCGACGCGGCCACCGACAGCTTCTCGAACAAGAACCTCGTCGGAGAAGGCCCGCTGGGACGCACGTATAGAGGCGTCCTGGAGGACTCGCGGGTGGTGGTGGCCGTGAAGCGGCTCGGAGCGGTCGGCGGCTTGGGAACGGAAGATGAATTTTGCGCGGAGGTTGAGCTGATGAGCCGGGCGCAGCACCGGAATATCGTCACGCTTGTCGGGTTCTGCGCGGAGGGGGACAGGAGGGTGCTCGTCTACGAGTTCATCTGCAATGGCTCCCTCGAGCTCCATCTATTTG GGCATGAGCAAAGGCCACCGTTGGATTGGGAAGCGAGGGTCAAGATTGCACTTGGGGTGGCCAGAGGGTTGCGTTACCTCCATGAAGACTGTAGGGTGGGGTTTGTAGTCCACAAAGACATCCATCCAAACAATATTCTCCTCACTCATGATTTTGAGCCACTG CTCGGAGGCTTTAACATCAGTTCGTGGGAAGCGGAAAAATCTCCTTCCATGGATTCTTACCTCACCAGAACTTTTGG GTATCTGGCACCCGAATACATGGAAAACGGAGCTGTGACGGAAAAGTGTGACGTTTATGCATACGGAGTGGTACTACTACAGTTGATAACGGGCCGCAGAGCCATGGACCGAGCCCGGCCCAAAGGCCAACAGCTGCTTGTCGAATGGGCCCGGCCCCTCCTGTTTTTGGCGTCCGGGGAGGTCCGGACGGCCGCCGTCGACCGGTTCCTAGACTCGCGACTCGACAAGAACCGAATCCGGTTCATGTCGCGGCAGCTCACGGCCATGGCCCACGCCGCTTCGCTATGCCTGAGGCGTGATCCCGACACTAGACCCACTATGTCCAAG ATACTGCGAGTGCTGGAGGGATCGGATGGTGTGGTCGAAcccaagctagggtttggtttcgAGTCGGAGTCCGTCCGTAGCCAAAGTAGCCGCATGAGCCATCGAGTCAACATGTTGCTGCACCGTGACAACATGCTACGTTTTGGTGGGAGCTTCTCTAATCGGATTCCTGATGAAGCTGTTCTTAATGCTATTTATGCTGAGAGAAATTGGTCCTACTTTCattga
- the LOC109718293 gene encoding inactive protein kinase SELMODRAFT_444075-like isoform X2 — protein sequence MSAAAAVAAAAVAGAENVVVVAVRAEMEMSKTALAWALTHIVRPGDLVTLLAVLPDRDATSAAPGSGWRWPRRWWGFPRFGGGEYCRNRNRTDDNRHRISASVSQLALQIDGHSEVKVRIKVVGSESGADIPSSATVAASGGAVVAREAKRVGANWVVLDKKLKQEEKHCMEELQCCSIVVMKGSRAKVLRLNLGGLTQSRPFDHCDNRTKQLVSVLSVDSRSESSSSCRQEARTDNTSSSSAATAGAYDSAVACRKYNPLFARKFGYGKLGSIEDVDDSNDTASTSDSERSERAGPHSIHPRLLMDLPEGHEAAAAAAAAAAAASTAAAARHHGVFYIPQNHAFVDEADTLLIRQTGCVANKTPKESSNESNSEYNNIYSTDVREAVSLHERSHPCIPPPLCSLCHHKAPAFGKPMRRFAYRELDAATDSFSNKNLVGEGPLGRTYRGVLEDSRVVVAVKRLGAVGGLGTEDEFCAEVELMSRAQHRNIVTLVGFCAEGDRRVLVYEFICNGSLELHLFGHEQRPPLDWEARVKIALGVARGLRYLHEDCRVGFVVHKDIHPNNILLTHDFEPLLGGFNISSWEAEKSPSMDSYLTRTFGYLAPEYMENGAVTEKCDVYAYGVVLLQLITGRRAMDRARPKGQQLLVEWARPLLFLASGEVRTAAVDRFLDSRLDKNRIRFMSRQLTAMAHAASLCLRRDPDTRPTMSKILRVLEGSDGVVEPKLGFGFESESVRSQSSRMSHRVNMLLHRDNMLRFGGSFSNRIPDEAVLNAIYAERNWSYFH from the exons atgtcggcggcggcggcggtggcggcagcaGCGGTAGCAGGGGCGGAGaatgtggtggtggtggcggtgaGGGCGGAGATGGAGATGTCGAAGACGGCCCTCGCGTGGGCCCTCACCCACATCGTCCGCCCCGGCGACCTCGTCACCCTCCTCGCCGTCTTGCCCGACCGCGACGCCACCTCCGCCGCTCCAGGCTCTG GTTGGCGGTGGCCGAGGCGGTGGTGGGGATTCCCGAGGTTCGGCGGCGGGGAATACTGCAGGAACCGCAATCGCACGGACGACAACCGTCACCGGATCTCCGCATCCGTCTCGCAGCTGGCGCTGCAGATCGACGGACACAGTGAG GTAAAAGTGAGGATAAAGGTGGTGGGCTCGGAGTCCGGCGCGGATATTCCGTCGTCGGCCACTGTGGCCGCCTCCGGCGGGGCCGTGGTGGCGAGGGAAGCTAAGAGAGTCGGAGCCAACTGGGTTGTACTTGACAA AAAACTGAAGCAGGAGGAGAAGCACTGCATGGAGGAGCTGCAGTGCTGCAGCATAGTGGTGATGAAGGGCTCTCGTGCCAAAGTGCTGAGACTAAATCTGGGAGGATTAACTCAGAGTCGACCGTTCGATCACTGCGATAATCGGACGAAGCAATTGGTATCCGTACTCAGTGTCGACTCTCGCAGCGAAAGCTCTTCTTCCTGTCGTCAGGAAGCTCGTACCGACAACACTTCAAGCTCTTCTGCGGCGACAGCAGGCGCGTATGATTCTGCGGTTGCTTGCCGCAAATACAACCCACTTTTCGCGAGAAAATTTGGTTACGGCAAACTTGGGTCTATTGAGGATGTCGACGATTCGAATGACACGGCCAGTACATCTGATTCCGAGAGAAGCGAAAGAGCAGGCCCACACTCAATTCACCCCAGATTACTAATGGATCTTCCAGAGGGTCATGAAG cagcagcagcagcagcagcagcggcggcagcggcatcGACTGCAGCAGCAGCTCGTCACCACGGAGTATTCTACATCCCCCAGAATCACGCTTTCGTAGACGAAGCCGACACTCTTCTGATCCGGCAAACCGGTTGCGTAGCTAACAAAACCCCGAAAGAGTCATCAAATGAATCGAATTCCGAGTACAACAACATCTACAGCACGGATGTTCGAGAGGCAGTCTCTCTGCACGAAAGAAGCCACCCGTGCATCCCCCCTCCTCTCTGCTCCCTGTGCCACCACAAGGCCCCCGCTTTCGGGAAGCCGATGCGACGGTTCGCGTATCGGGAGCTCGACGCGGCCACCGACAGCTTCTCGAACAAGAACCTCGTCGGAGAAGGCCCGCTGGGACGCACGTATAGAGGCGTCCTGGAGGACTCGCGGGTGGTGGTGGCCGTGAAGCGGCTCGGAGCGGTCGGCGGCTTGGGAACGGAAGATGAATTTTGCGCGGAGGTTGAGCTGATGAGCCGGGCGCAGCACCGGAATATCGTCACGCTTGTCGGGTTCTGCGCGGAGGGGGACAGGAGGGTGCTCGTCTACGAGTTCATCTGCAATGGCTCCCTCGAGCTCCATCTATTTG GGCATGAGCAAAGGCCACCGTTGGATTGGGAAGCGAGGGTCAAGATTGCACTTGGGGTGGCCAGAGGGTTGCGTTACCTCCATGAAGACTGTAGGGTGGGGTTTGTAGTCCACAAAGACATCCATCCAAACAATATTCTCCTCACTCATGATTTTGAGCCACTG CTCGGAGGCTTTAACATCAGTTCGTGGGAAGCGGAAAAATCTCCTTCCATGGATTCTTACCTCACCAGAACTTTTGG GTATCTGGCACCCGAATACATGGAAAACGGAGCTGTGACGGAAAAGTGTGACGTTTATGCATACGGAGTGGTACTACTACAGTTGATAACGGGCCGCAGAGCCATGGACCGAGCCCGGCCCAAAGGCCAACAGCTGCTTGTCGAATGGGCCCGGCCCCTCCTGTTTTTGGCGTCCGGGGAGGTCCGGACGGCCGCCGTCGACCGGTTCCTAGACTCGCGACTCGACAAGAACCGAATCCGGTTCATGTCGCGGCAGCTCACGGCCATGGCCCACGCCGCTTCGCTATGCCTGAGGCGTGATCCCGACACTAGACCCACTATGTCCAAG ATACTGCGAGTGCTGGAGGGATCGGATGGTGTGGTCGAAcccaagctagggtttggtttcgAGTCGGAGTCCGTCCGTAGCCAAAGTAGCCGCATGAGCCATCGAGTCAACATGTTGCTGCACCGTGACAACATGCTACGTTTTGGTGGGAGCTTCTCTAATCGGATTCCTGATGAAGCTGTTCTTAATGCTATTTATGCTGAGAGAAATTGGTCCTACTTTCattga
- the LOC109718295 gene encoding vesicle-associated protein 4-1-like, which translates to MAVEEEGKGWGLCRIPFWGGGGGGGAGGRRGGGGSSSSSNASSASLTHHRRGPVEGGGGVVVADAEARRPGGGSSVVSVARSLIPARRRLRLDPPAKLYFPYEPGKQVRSAVRIKNTSKSYVAFKFQTTAPKSCFMRPPGGVLSPGESIVATVFKFVEHPENNEKPMDQKCKVKFKIISLKVKGPMEYVPELFDEQKDQVAVEQILRVVFLDVDRPSPQMDKLKRQLAEADAALEARKKPPEDTGSRIVGEGLVIDEWKERRERYLARQQVEGVVDSV; encoded by the exons ATGGCCGTTgaggaggaggggaaggggTGGGGGCTGTGTCGGATTCCCTTCtggggcggaggcggaggcggaggagcaggggggaggaggggaggagggggctcctcgtcgtcgtcgaacGCGTCGTCGGCGAGCTTGACGCACCACCGCCGGGGGCCGGTGGAGGGCGGCGGTGGCGTCGTCGTCGCCGACGCGGAGGCGCGCCGACCCGGCGGGGGGAGCTCCGTTGTGTCGGTGGCGCGGTCGCTGATCCCCGCGAGGCGTCGCCTACGGCTCGATCCCCCCGCCAAACTCTACTTCCCAT ATGAACCTGGCAAACAGGTCAGAAGTGCTGTGAGGATAAAGAATACTAGCAAGTCCTATGTTGCATTCAAG TTCCAAACAACTGCACCAAAGAGCTGTTTTATGCGTCCTCCTGGTGGTGTACTCTCTCCTGGCGAGAGTATTGTTGCAACTG TTTTCAAATTTGTGGAGCATCCGGAGAACAATGAGAAGCCAATGGATCAGAAGTGTAAGGTTAAGTTTAAGATTATTAGCCTGAAAGTGAAAGGACCTATGGAGTATGTACCAGAGTTG TTTGATGAGCAGAAAGATCAAGTTGCTGTTGAGCAAATTCTGCGAGTTGTATTCTTGGATGTGGATCGTCCAAGTCCT CAAATGGATAAACTAAAGCGCCAACTTGCTGAGGCGGACGCAGCCCTAGAGGCACGCAAGAAACCTCCAGAAGACACTGGTTCTCGAATTGTTGGTGAAGGTCTTGTAATTGATGAATGG AAAGAACGAAGGGAAAGATATCTTGCCAGGCAGCAGGTTGAAGGGGTTGTTGATTCAGTGTAG
- the LOC109718060 gene encoding long chain acyl-CoA synthetase 2 produces METMYTVKVEEPTPAVGNRPSAGPVYRSIYAKNGLLEMPKGIESPWDFFSGAVKRYPENQMLGHRQVVNGKVGTYVWQTYEEVYHKVMKIGSCMRSCGINPGDRCGIYGSNCPEWVIAMEACTSQGIVYVPLYDTLGANAVEFIIGHAEISTAFVQEIKIPSILACLPRCGAHLKTIVSFGGVTSAQKEEAGQWGTSCFSWEEFISSDNSNPRLPAKNKDDICTIMYTSGTTGDPKGVLITNSAVVAQVMNTEHLLLETDKVVTEEDSYFSFLPLAHIFDQIIENYCIYKGASIGFWRGDVRYLMDDIQELKPTIFCGVPRVYDRIYAGINHKIATGGVLAKMLFQIAYEQKLRNLKRGMKQHEASPFFDKLVFHKIKQGLGGRIRLLISGAAPLPRHVEEFLRVVGCCVLVQGYGLTESCSGCFTSIANVFSMVGTVGVPASTIEARLESVPEMGYNALSQALPRGEICLRGTTLFSGYHKRPDLMDEVLIDGWFHTGDIGEWQQDGAMKIIDRKKNIFKLSQGEYVAVEHVESAYMQCPLIASVWVYGNSFESFLVGVAVPERKPLEDWAASNNVIGNFEEICKHPKAKKHILDELNTTGRKHELKGFEMLKAVYLETAPFDIERGLITPTFKLKRPQLLKYYKECIDGLYQEAKGSATAC; encoded by the exons ATGGAGACAATGTACACAGTGAAGGTGGAGGAGCCGACGCCGGCGGTCGGAAACCGCCCCTCGGCCGGGCCGGTTTATCGGAGCATTTACGCGAAAAATGGTCTCCTAGAAATGCCCAAAGGGATTGAGTCTCCATGGGATTTCTTTAG TGGAGCAGTTAAGAGATACCCAGAGAACCAAATGCTTGGTCACAGGCAAGTTGTTAATGGCAAG GTTGGTACTTATGTGTGGCAAACGTATGAGGAAGTGTATCATAAAGTTATGAAAATTGGATCCTGCATGCGAAGTTGTGGCATCAACCCG GGAGATCGCTGTGGAATATATGGTTCTAATTGTCCAGAGTGGGTGATTGCAATGGAG GCTTGTACCAGCCAAGGAATTGTCTATGTTCCTTTGTATGATACCCTTG GTGCTAACGCAGTCGAGTTCATCATCGGCCATGCGGAAATCTCTACAGCTTTTGTCCAGGAAATCAAGATACCATCT ATATTGGCGTGCCTTCCGAGGTGCGGTGCGCATCTAAAGA CAATTGTTAGTTTCGGAGGGGTGACGAGTGCGCAAAAAGAGGAAGCCGGCCAATGGGGAACATCTTGCTTCTCTTGGGAGGAGTTCATTTCATCG GACAACTCGAATCCTCGACTTCCTGCGAAGAACAAGGACGACATTTGCACGATAATGTATACGAGCGGAACCACAGGAGATCCAAAGGGTGTTCTGATAACAAACAGCGCTGTCGTAGCCCAGGTCATGAATACTGAACACCTTCTTCTGGAAACAGATAAAGTG GTGACCGAAGAAGACTCGTACTTCTCGTTCCTTCCGCTGGCCCATATATTCGATCAGATAATTGAGAATTACTGCATCTACAAGGGCGCCTCCATAGGATTCTGGCGCGGG GATGTTCGGTACTTGATGGATGATATTCAGGAGCTGAAACCAACAATTTTCTGTGGCGTTCCGCGTGTTTATGACCGCATATACGCAG GTATCAATCATAAAATCGCCACCGGAGGCGTGTTAGCGAAGATGCTGTTTCAAATTGCTTATGAGCA AAAGTTGAGAAACTTGAAGAGAGGGATGAAACAGCATGAAGCATCGCCTTTTTTCGACAAGCTGGTCTTCCACAAA ATCAAGCAAGGACTAGGCGGCAGAATCCGCCTTTTGATATCTGGAGCTGCGCCACTACCTCGGCATGTCGAAGAGTTTCTGAGAGTCGTCGGTTGCTGCGTCTTAGTACAAGGATATG GTCTTACTGAGAGCTGTTCCGGGTGCTTTACGTCGATAGCCAATGTTTTCTCGATGGTAGGGACGGTCGGGGTCCCTGCTTCTACAATTGAGGCTCGGCTCGAGTCTGTACCGGAAATGGGGTACAATGCACTGTCGCAAGCGCTACCGCGCGGAGAGATTTGCCTGAGGGGTACTACCTTGTTCTCTGGCTACCACAAGCGACCGGACCTCATGGATGAAGTACTCATCGATGGCTGGTTTCACACCG GTGATATTGGAGAATGGCAGCAGGATGGCGCAATGAAGATCATCGACCGAAAGAAGAACATCTTCAAGTTGTCCCAAGGGGAATACGTTGCGGTCGAGCATGTCGAGAGCGCGTACATGCAGTGCCCTCTAATCGCATCG GTTTGGGTGTATGGGAACAGTTTCGAGTCCTTCCTCGTCGGCGTGGCCGTCCCCGAGAGGAAGCCGTTGGAAGATTGGGCCGCATCAAACAATGTGATTGGTAACTTTGAGGAGATTTGCAAGCACCCGAAGGCGAAAAAGCACATTTTAGATGAGCTCAATACCACCGGGCGCAAACACGAG CTGAAGGGATTCGAGATGTTGAAAGCTGTTTATCTAGAGACGGCGCCGTTCGACATCGAGAGAGGTTTGATCACCCCAACCTTCAAGTTGAAGAGGCCTCAATTGCTCAAATACTACAAG GAATGCATTGATGGATTGTACCAAGAAGCAAAGGGATCAGCAACAGCTTGTTGA
- the LOC109718764 gene encoding uncharacterized protein LOC109718764: MLAKVIFFIAVAAAVLVVILLATISPLPSKPWHDRDQLSALSLSLYVSRTTQFSFNHPILTDPDLLLQGGSLQANSTAFVFRRDLTAGPESISRVVGRVRGFLLSTDGSTLAAFNILHLELDISPECRGSLSLEADEGAGEGLRVVGGTKSFTFAHGTAVVVPVGGWPAHSDAVYQFKLSLRLPKVHVPIPAG; the protein is encoded by the coding sequence ATGCTAGCCAAGGTTATATTCTTCATCGCCGTCGCAGCTGCCGTGCTCGTCGTCATCCTCCTCGCCACCATCTCGCCCCTTCCCTCTAAGCCGTGGCACGATCGCGACCAATTATCCGCTTTATCACTTTCCCTTTATGTTAGTAGGACTACTCAGTTTTCGTTCAACCACCCCATTTTGACCGACCCCGACCTGCTGTTGCAGGGAGGGAGCCTACAGGCAAATAGCACAGCGTTCGTCTTCCGTCGTGATCTCACGGCGGGCCCTGAGAGCATATCGCGTGTTGTCGGAAGAGTTCGGGGGTTCCTCCTCTCCACGGACGGCTCGACACTCGCGGCTTTTAATATCTTACACTTGGAGTTGGACATATCACCAGAGTGTCGTGGAAGTCTCAGCTTGGAGGCCGACGAGGGTGCCGGAGAGGGGCTGAGAGTGGTGGGGGGGACAAAGTCGTTCACCTTCGCCCACGGCACCGCAGTTGTTGTGCCCGTCGGTGGCTGGCCCGCGCACAGCGACGCCGTGTATCAATTCAAGCTTAGTTTGAGATTGCCTAAAGTGCATGTACCAATCCCTGCAGGGTGA